Proteins from a single region of Rhodovibrio salinarum DSM 9154:
- the hemE gene encoding uroporphyrinogen decarboxylase: MAIDHASRRPAATGKPLLDTLNGHQQDVPPIWLMRQAGRYLPEYREIRATAEGFLDLCFTPEKAIEVTLQPIRRYQMDGAILFSDILVIPYALGQKLWFTEGVGPQLEALENPADAAQRLSIEGMHDTLAPVYETLAGVKAKLPKETTLLGFAGAPWTVGSYMIEGGSSRDFFKAKQWMFQQPEAFQALIDLLVEATADYLCAQIDAGADAVQLFDSWAASLAPDDVMRWSLKPLQQIVQKVKARHPNTPVIVFPRGVGPIYATFAEQGIGDALGLDTGLPAAWAREHLQDKVAVQGNLDPLRVVAGGEGMRQATRELLDTLAGGRYIFNLGHGVVPQTPPEHVGELVELVRSHGRR, from the coding sequence ATGGCCATCGACCACGCCTCCAGGCGACCCGCCGCGACGGGCAAGCCCCTCCTCGACACCTTGAATGGTCATCAGCAGGATGTGCCGCCAATCTGGCTGATGCGACAGGCAGGCCGGTACCTGCCGGAATATCGGGAAATCCGGGCAACAGCCGAGGGGTTCCTCGACCTCTGCTTCACGCCCGAAAAGGCGATCGAGGTTACGCTGCAGCCGATCCGCCGGTATCAGATGGATGGCGCGATTTTGTTCTCCGACATCCTGGTGATCCCCTACGCACTGGGGCAGAAGCTCTGGTTCACCGAAGGCGTCGGGCCGCAGCTGGAAGCGCTTGAGAACCCGGCCGATGCCGCACAGCGCCTATCGATCGAAGGCATGCACGACACGCTGGCCCCGGTGTACGAGACCTTGGCAGGCGTGAAGGCGAAACTGCCGAAGGAAACGACCCTGCTTGGCTTCGCCGGCGCGCCCTGGACGGTCGGCTCGTACATGATCGAGGGCGGCTCCTCGCGCGATTTCTTCAAGGCCAAGCAGTGGATGTTCCAGCAGCCGGAGGCTTTCCAGGCGCTGATCGATCTATTGGTCGAAGCCACGGCCGACTATCTCTGCGCACAGATCGATGCCGGGGCGGATGCCGTTCAGCTGTTCGATTCCTGGGCCGCCAGCCTGGCACCGGATGATGTGATGCGCTGGTCCCTCAAGCCGCTGCAGCAGATCGTGCAGAAGGTGAAGGCGCGTCATCCCAACACCCCGGTGATCGTGTTCCCGCGCGGGGTTGGCCCGATCTACGCGACCTTCGCCGAACAGGGCATTGGCGATGCGCTTGGACTCGACACCGGGCTGCCAGCGGCTTGGGCACGCGAGCATCTTCAAGACAAGGTCGCGGTCCAAGGCAATCTGGACCCGCTACGCGTTGTCGCAGGCGGGGAGGGGATGCGCCAGGCGACCCGCGAGCTGCTGGATACGCTCGCCGGCGGGCGATACATCTTCAACCTGGGTCATGGCGTAGTGCCGCAAACCCCACCCGAGCACGTCGGTGAGTTGGTGGAACTTGTCCGCAGCCACGGCCGGCGTTAG
- the dnaQ gene encoding DNA polymerase III subunit epsilon, which yields MREIVLDTETTGLDPQAGHRIVEIAGVELINHVATGETQQLYINPEREVPEEAYRVHGLGLDYLKTFPTFAEQAQTFLDFIQDARLVIHNAKFDLGFLNAELEWTGRPRLTNDSVDTVEMARKRFPGAQVNLDALCKRFEIDNSARDFHGALLDCQLLAEVYLELRGGRQPGLALASESGRTQGTSSGPQFVKRERTPREPRPHAPSEAEEQAHQAMLAKLSNPLWQQ from the coding sequence GTGCGTGAAATCGTTCTGGATACGGAAACGACCGGCCTGGATCCGCAGGCCGGGCATCGCATCGTCGAGATCGCGGGCGTGGAGCTGATCAACCACGTGGCCACCGGCGAAACCCAGCAGCTCTACATCAACCCCGAGCGCGAGGTCCCGGAAGAGGCCTACCGCGTCCACGGCCTTGGCCTGGATTACCTGAAGACATTTCCGACCTTCGCCGAGCAGGCGCAGACGTTTCTGGACTTCATCCAAGACGCGCGCCTGGTGATCCACAATGCCAAGTTCGACCTCGGCTTCCTGAATGCCGAACTGGAGTGGACCGGCCGGCCGCGCCTGACCAACGACAGCGTCGATACGGTGGAGATGGCGCGCAAGCGCTTCCCCGGCGCGCAGGTCAACCTGGATGCGCTTTGCAAGCGCTTCGAGATCGACAACAGCGCGCGTGACTTTCACGGCGCGCTGTTGGACTGTCAGCTCCTGGCCGAGGTCTACCTGGAACTGCGTGGCGGCCGTCAGCCGGGTCTCGCGCTTGCGAGTGAGTCTGGCCGGACACAAGGCACGAGTTCGGGCCCGCAGTTCGTCAAGCGCGAACGCACTCCCCGCGAGCCTCGCCCACACGCCCCGTCCGAGGCCGAAGAGCAGGCCCATCAGGCGATGCTCGCCAAACTCTCGAACCCGCTCTGGCAGCAGTAG
- a CDS encoding shikimate dehydrogenase yields the protein MILTGRSRLAGVLGWPVAHSRSPRLHGYWLDQHAIDGAYVPLPTAPEDLVDCVRALPRLGFMGANVTVPHKQGVLAACDRLDDHARRLGAVNTLVFDGPTIEGRNTDGVGFLNNLYQRAPNWGPAAGPAVVLGAGGAARAVVIALADAGVPEIRLANRTRTKADTLAAQLDGPVTVIDWDEKTAALEGANLLVNTTSLGMIGHGALEIDLTPLPPHALVNDIVYQPLETDLLARARARGNPVVDGIGMLLHQAVPGFAAWFGVRPEVTETLRDFVLQD from the coding sequence ATGATTCTCACGGGTCGAAGCCGACTGGCAGGTGTGCTCGGTTGGCCGGTGGCACACTCCCGCTCGCCGCGTCTGCACGGCTACTGGCTGGATCAGCATGCCATCGACGGTGCCTATGTGCCGCTGCCGACTGCGCCGGAAGACCTAGTGGACTGTGTGCGTGCCCTGCCCCGACTGGGGTTCATGGGGGCCAACGTCACCGTCCCGCACAAACAGGGCGTGCTCGCGGCCTGCGACCGGTTGGACGACCATGCCCGTCGGCTGGGGGCTGTCAACACGCTGGTGTTCGATGGCCCAACCATCGAGGGGCGGAACACGGACGGCGTTGGCTTCCTGAACAACCTGTACCAGCGCGCCCCCAATTGGGGCCCTGCAGCGGGTCCTGCGGTCGTGCTCGGCGCCGGCGGCGCGGCGCGGGCGGTCGTGATTGCGTTAGCCGACGCTGGCGTGCCCGAAATTCGCCTCGCGAACCGTACCCGAACCAAGGCGGACACGTTGGCCGCTCAGTTGGACGGTCCGGTGACCGTGATCGATTGGGACGAGAAGACGGCGGCGCTCGAGGGCGCCAACCTGCTGGTCAACACCACCAGCCTGGGCATGATCGGCCATGGTGCGCTAGAGATCGATCTCACCCCTCTGCCCCCGCACGCCCTGGTCAACGACATCGTCTATCAACCGCTGGAGACAGACCTGTTGGCCCGGGCCCGGGCGCGCGGCAATCCGGTGGTGGACGGGATTGGCATGCTGCTGCACCAGGCCGTGCCGGGGTTCGCGGCCTGGTTCGGCGTGCGCCCGGAAGTCACGGAGACGTTGCGTGACTTCGTGTTGCAGGACTAG
- the rho gene encoding transcription termination factor Rho — protein MHLQDLKDKSPQDLLAYAEELDIDNASSLRKQDMMFAILKELADQDVVIQGGGVLEVMPDGFGFLRSPEANYLAGPDDIYVSPSQVKRYQLRTGDTVDGQIRAPRKGERYFALSRVEKVNFEDPERLRHRINFDNLTPLYPDQKIQLELPDPSRKDLTPRVIDLVAPLGKGQRALIVSPPRTGKTMILQNLARSFEQNHPECYLIVLLIDERPEEVTDMDRTVNGEVISSTFDEPAQRHVQVTEMVLEKAKRLVEGGKDVVVLLDSITRLARAYNTTVPSSGKVLTGGVDANALQRPKRFFGAARNIEEGGSLTIIGTALVDTGSRMDEVIFEEFKGTGNCEIVLDRKLADKRTFPAIDAAKSGTRKEELLVDQNTLSRMWVLRRILNPMGTTDAMEFLTDKLRRTKDNAEFFASMNQ, from the coding sequence ATGCATCTTCAAGACCTCAAGGACAAATCGCCCCAGGACCTACTGGCCTACGCCGAGGAACTGGACATCGACAACGCGAGTTCGCTGCGCAAGCAGGACATGATGTTCGCCATCCTGAAGGAGTTGGCGGACCAGGATGTGGTGATCCAAGGGGGTGGCGTCCTCGAGGTGATGCCGGACGGCTTTGGGTTCCTCCGCTCGCCGGAAGCGAACTATCTGGCCGGGCCAGACGACATTTATGTCTCGCCGAGCCAGGTGAAGCGCTATCAGCTGCGTACCGGCGATACGGTCGATGGCCAGATTCGCGCACCGCGGAAGGGCGAGCGGTACTTCGCCCTCAGTCGCGTTGAGAAGGTGAATTTCGAAGATCCGGAGCGGCTGCGCCACCGGATCAACTTCGATAATCTCACCCCGCTGTACCCGGATCAGAAGATCCAACTGGAACTGCCGGATCCGTCGCGGAAGGACCTGACCCCGCGGGTGATCGACCTGGTCGCGCCGCTCGGCAAGGGCCAGCGCGCGCTGATCGTGTCGCCGCCGCGTACCGGCAAGACGATGATCCTGCAGAACCTTGCCCGGTCGTTCGAGCAGAACCACCCGGAATGCTATCTGATCGTGCTGTTGATCGATGAGCGGCCGGAAGAGGTCACCGACATGGACCGGACGGTGAACGGCGAGGTGATCTCCTCGACCTTCGACGAGCCGGCGCAGCGCCACGTCCAGGTGACCGAAATGGTGCTGGAGAAGGCGAAGCGTTTGGTCGAAGGCGGCAAGGACGTGGTCGTCCTGCTGGACTCGATCACCCGTCTGGCCCGTGCCTACAACACCACTGTGCCATCGTCCGGCAAGGTGCTGACCGGCGGTGTCGACGCCAACGCCCTGCAGCGGCCCAAGCGTTTCTTCGGCGCGGCCCGCAACATCGAGGAAGGCGGTTCCCTGACCATTATCGGTACCGCGTTGGTCGATACCGGCAGCCGGATGGACGAGGTGATCTTCGAGGAGTTCAAGGGCACCGGTAACTGCGAGATCGTGCTCGACCGCAAGCTGGCGGACAAGCGGACCTTCCCGGCGATCGACGCTGCCAAGTCCGGGACGCGGAAGGAAGAGCTGCTGGTCGACCAAAACACGCTGTCACGGATGTGGGTGCTGCGTCGGATCCTCAATCCGATGGGCACGACGGACGCTATGGAATTCCTGACCGACAAGCTTCGCCGGACCAAGGACAACGCTGAATTCTTCGCCAGCATGAACCAGTGA
- the secB gene encoding protein-export chaperone SecB gives MAQDDGNQGAQQQPEQRGITIHTQYVKDLSFENPNAPQVYVNMKESPSAQVAIDVQGIRLQENTYEVVLNAEIKATVQDQTAFVIELKYGGLVTLSGEISDEQRETVLLIEVPRYLFPFARNVISDATREGGFPPLLINPVDFTRLYRDQKARQTDATQQQANGNGQQA, from the coding sequence ATGGCACAGGACGACGGCAATCAGGGCGCACAGCAGCAGCCCGAGCAGCGCGGCATCACGATCCACACGCAGTACGTGAAGGACCTGTCGTTCGAGAACCCGAACGCTCCGCAGGTCTACGTCAATATGAAGGAAAGCCCGAGCGCGCAGGTCGCGATCGACGTTCAGGGCATCCGGCTGCAGGAAAACACCTACGAGGTGGTGCTGAATGCCGAGATAAAGGCGACCGTGCAGGATCAGACCGCCTTCGTCATCGAGCTCAAATACGGCGGGCTGGTCACGCTGTCGGGCGAAATCTCCGACGAGCAGCGCGAGACCGTCCTTCTGATCGAGGTGCCGCGCTACCTCTTCCCGTTCGCGCGCAACGTCATTTCCGACGCGACCCGCGAAGGCGGCTTCCCGCCGCTGCTGATCAACCCGGTGGACTTCACGCGCCTCTACCGCGATCAGAAGGCCCGTCAGACCGACGCGACCCAACAGCAGGCCAACGGTAACGGCCAACAGGCCTAA
- the hemJ gene encoding protoporphyrinogen oxidase HemJ, whose translation MTGFLGQAYIWFLIIHILSIITWMAGLFYLPRLFVYHAQANATGEPAETFKVMERRLLKAIMNPSMIIAWVFGIALALHIGAFAQGWFHVKLLLVIVMSALHMAMGKWRKDFEANQNKHGHKFYRVINEIPTAILVVIVILVKLKPF comes from the coding sequence ATGACCGGATTTCTGGGTCAGGCGTACATCTGGTTCCTGATTATCCACATCCTGTCGATCATCACCTGGATGGCGGGCCTGTTCTATCTGCCCCGCTTGTTTGTCTATCACGCGCAAGCGAACGCCACGGGCGAGCCGGCAGAGACCTTCAAGGTCATGGAACGCCGGTTGCTCAAGGCGATCATGAACCCGTCAATGATCATCGCTTGGGTGTTTGGGATCGCGCTGGCACTCCATATCGGCGCGTTCGCCCAAGGGTGGTTTCATGTCAAGTTGCTGCTGGTGATCGTCATGAGCGCGCTACATATGGCGATGGGCAAGTGGCGCAAGGACTTCGAGGCCAACCAGAACAAGCATGGCCACAAGTTCTACCGGGTGATCAACGAGATCCCGACCGCCATCCTGGTCGTGATCGTGATTCTGGTGAAGCTGAAGCCGTTCTGA
- the coaE gene encoding dephospho-CoA kinase (Dephospho-CoA kinase (CoaE) performs the final step in coenzyme A biosynthesis.) codes for MRRRPVVLGLTGSIGMGKSTAASMLRAMGLAVHDADAAVHRLMAPGGRAVPEIAAAFPEAVVEGAVDRRALGARVFQDAHALKRLEAILHPKVRHEAHRFIEARRYRGDSLVVLDIPLLFETGGERLCDAVAVVSAPRFVQEARVLTRPGMSRDKLAAIRAQQLPDQVKRKRADFIVQTGLGRLHTLRTLRRIVKILWDNPPKSPRSGRRRPSA; via the coding sequence CTGCGCCGGCGGCCGGTCGTCCTTGGGCTGACCGGGTCGATCGGTATGGGCAAGTCGACGGCCGCCAGCATGCTGCGGGCGATGGGTCTGGCCGTGCACGATGCCGACGCTGCTGTGCACCGGCTGATGGCGCCGGGGGGGCGCGCGGTCCCGGAAATCGCTGCGGCCTTCCCGGAAGCGGTGGTCGAGGGGGCGGTTGACCGGCGGGCGCTCGGCGCGAGGGTGTTCCAGGACGCGCATGCGCTCAAGCGCCTGGAAGCGATTTTGCATCCCAAGGTCCGCCACGAGGCGCATCGCTTCATCGAGGCCAGGCGATACCGCGGCGATAGCTTAGTCGTTCTGGATATCCCGCTGTTGTTCGAGACCGGTGGGGAGCGGCTGTGCGACGCGGTCGCGGTCGTTTCCGCCCCGCGGTTTGTCCAGGAGGCGCGGGTTCTGACCCGCCCCGGCATGAGCCGGGACAAACTGGCGGCGATCCGCGCCCAGCAACTACCGGATCAGGTTAAACGCAAGCGCGCCGACTTCATCGTGCAAACCGGATTGGGACGGTTGCACACCTTGCGGACGTTGCGCCGAATCGTCAAAATATTGTGGGACAATCCACCCAAGAGCCCACGATCTGGGAGGCGGCGGCCAAGTGCGTGA
- a CDS encoding pyruvate, water dikinase regulatory protein has protein sequence MTSYHLHLVSDATGETISSVTRACLVQFSGIEPVEHVWSLVRTRSQMDRVIAGIQKYPGPVLFTLVNEDLRTKLVEETRELGIPTIPVLDGVIHALAAYFGLPISGKPGLQHVMDTEYFERIEAMNYTLSHDDGQSTAQLKDADVILVGVSRTSKTPTCIYLANRGIKAANIPYVPGIPLPQDLFRIDGPLVIGLTKEPQSLVQVRRQRLNMLDEHAGHTDYVDPEKVRDEVQEARRLFARKGWPSIDVTRRSIEETAATIMTYYSRHRAQEAG, from the coding sequence ATGACCAGCTATCACCTGCACCTCGTCTCCGATGCGACTGGCGAGACGATCAGTTCAGTGACCCGTGCCTGTCTCGTGCAGTTCTCGGGGATCGAGCCGGTCGAGCACGTTTGGTCGCTGGTTCGGACGCGCAGTCAGATGGATCGCGTCATCGCGGGGATTCAGAAATATCCCGGGCCGGTGCTGTTCACCCTGGTCAATGAGGATCTGCGCACGAAGCTGGTCGAGGAAACCCGCGAACTCGGCATTCCGACGATCCCGGTTTTGGACGGTGTGATCCACGCGCTCGCCGCCTATTTCGGACTGCCGATCTCCGGCAAGCCGGGGCTGCAGCACGTCATGGACACGGAGTACTTCGAGCGCATCGAAGCGATGAATTACACCCTGAGCCACGACGACGGGCAATCGACGGCCCAGTTGAAGGATGCCGATGTCATTCTGGTCGGAGTTTCGCGAACCTCGAAAACGCCGACCTGCATCTATCTGGCCAACCGGGGGATCAAGGCGGCGAACATTCCCTACGTTCCTGGGATCCCCCTGCCCCAGGACCTGTTCCGGATTGACGGCCCGCTCGTCATCGGCCTGACCAAGGAGCCGCAGAGCTTGGTTCAGGTGCGCCGGCAGCGTCTCAACATGCTGGACGAACACGCTGGCCACACCGATTACGTCGATCCCGAGAAAGTCCGCGACGAGGTACAGGAGGCCCGGCGTCTGTTCGCTCGGAAGGGCTGGCCAAGCATCGATGTCACCCGCCGTTCGATTGAGGAAACGGCCGCGACCATCATGACCTACTACAGCCGCCACCGCGCGCAGGAGGCTGGATGA
- a CDS encoding Maf family protein produces the protein MTDDVPPFVLASQSPTRRRMLEAAGVPVHLTDRPGVDEDEVKAAFRADGAGVDDVAEALAEMKAHRVASRHGGCLVMAADQMLDIDGTWLDKPQNREQAAETLRLLSGKTHRLIACAVVVKDGGRIWHQSDSARLTVRSLSEDFIQDYLDKVGDAVYDSVGAYQLEGVGAQLFSRVEGDYFTVLGLPLLPLMAFLREHRVLPN, from the coding sequence ATGACCGACGACGTCCCGCCATTCGTCCTGGCTTCGCAGAGTCCGACCCGCCGGCGCATGCTGGAAGCCGCTGGCGTCCCGGTACACCTAACTGACCGCCCTGGCGTCGATGAGGATGAGGTCAAGGCCGCGTTTCGCGCCGATGGCGCCGGGGTCGACGACGTCGCCGAGGCGCTGGCTGAAATGAAGGCGCACCGCGTCGCCAGCCGACACGGCGGTTGCTTGGTCATGGCTGCCGATCAGATGCTGGATATCGATGGCACCTGGCTCGACAAACCACAGAACCGGGAGCAGGCCGCAGAAACGCTGCGTCTCCTCTCGGGCAAGACGCATCGCCTGATCGCCTGCGCCGTCGTGGTAAAGGATGGGGGTCGGATTTGGCATCAAAGCGACAGTGCCCGTCTTACCGTTCGCTCGCTCAGCGAGGACTTCATTCAGGACTATCTGGATAAAGTCGGTGACGCCGTTTACGACAGCGTCGGAGCCTATCAGCTTGAAGGTGTCGGGGCGCAGCTGTTCAGCCGGGTGGAAGGTGACTATTTCACCGTCCTTGGCCTCCCCCTGCTGCCGCTGATGGCTTTCCTGCGCGAACACCGCGTATTGCCGAACTGA
- a CDS encoding FxsA family protein: MGLLLLILFIAVPIIEIAVLIQVGGVIGLWPTLGLVILTAIVGSMELRAQGLATVNKLRQQLDQGQIPTQTLFDGVCLLFAGALLLTPGFVTDITGMLLFLAPFRRFLLKVIGPYVRRHAEARVYTQHSGHPGAGGPFGRGSRADDGVIDADYQDVTREGRDDGADDDRDPNNRLRH, translated from the coding sequence ATGGGTCTCCTTCTCCTCATCCTCTTCATCGCCGTGCCGATCATCGAAATCGCCGTCCTGATCCAGGTCGGCGGGGTGATCGGCCTGTGGCCGACCTTGGGCCTCGTCATCCTCACCGCGATCGTCGGCTCGATGGAGCTGCGCGCGCAGGGACTGGCAACGGTCAACAAGCTGCGCCAACAGCTCGACCAGGGGCAAATTCCCACTCAGACGCTGTTCGACGGCGTGTGTCTGCTGTTCGCCGGCGCGTTGCTGCTCACCCCCGGGTTCGTCACCGACATCACCGGTATGCTGCTGTTCCTGGCACCCTTCCGCCGGTTCCTGCTGAAGGTCATCGGGCCTTACGTGCGCCGGCATGCGGAAGCGCGGGTCTATACCCAGCACAGCGGTCATCCAGGTGCCGGCGGGCCGTTCGGCAGGGGCTCCAGAGCGGACGACGGGGTGATCGATGCGGATTACCAGGACGTCACCCGCGAGGGCCGCGACGACGGTGCGGACGACGACCGCGACCCGAACAATCGGCTGCGCCACTGA
- a CDS encoding quinone oxidoreductase family protein, which produces MTLSVRIHEHGGPDVLTPEEVEVPNPAAGEVRLRQEAIGLNYIDVYHRTGLYPVPQLPAPIGLEGAGVVEALGDGVSDLRIGDRVAYASPPLGAYQAVRNMPADRLVRLPESIDTQTAAAMMLQGMTVEYLVRRTFPVKKGMTVLFHAAAGGVGLIACQWLHAIGATVIGTVGSEAKAELAKAHGCHHTIFYNQEDVGERVKELTDGRGVPVVYDGVGQATWEASLSSLARRGMLVSFGNASGVVSQFNPGELAKRGSLFLTRPTLMDYTATRKDLTESANALFEKVLDGDVKIEVNQTYPLQDAARAHKDLEARKTTGSTILLPE; this is translated from the coding sequence ATGACCCTGTCCGTGCGCATCCATGAACACGGCGGCCCTGATGTGCTGACCCCCGAAGAGGTGGAGGTCCCCAATCCCGCCGCTGGCGAAGTTCGGCTACGCCAGGAGGCGATCGGCCTCAACTACATCGATGTGTACCATCGCACCGGACTCTATCCCGTTCCCCAACTTCCCGCACCGATCGGCCTCGAAGGCGCGGGCGTGGTCGAGGCGCTGGGCGACGGCGTCAGCGATCTTCGGATCGGCGATCGGGTTGCCTATGCCTCCCCGCCGCTGGGCGCCTACCAAGCAGTCCGCAACATGCCCGCCGACCGGCTGGTTCGCCTGCCCGAGAGCATCGATACACAAACAGCCGCAGCGATGATGCTGCAGGGTATGACGGTCGAGTATCTCGTGCGCCGAACCTTTCCCGTGAAAAAGGGAATGACCGTTCTGTTCCACGCCGCCGCCGGCGGGGTCGGTCTGATCGCCTGCCAATGGCTGCACGCGATCGGGGCGACCGTAATCGGCACTGTCGGCAGCGAAGCCAAAGCCGAACTGGCCAAGGCCCACGGCTGCCATCACACGATCTTCTATAACCAGGAAGACGTCGGCGAACGCGTCAAGGAACTCACCGATGGCCGCGGCGTTCCGGTGGTCTACGACGGCGTCGGTCAGGCGACCTGGGAAGCCTCGCTGTCCTCGCTTGCGCGCCGCGGCATGCTGGTCAGCTTCGGCAATGCATCCGGCGTGGTCAGCCAGTTCAATCCGGGCGAGCTCGCCAAGCGTGGCTCCTTGTTCCTGACCCGCCCGACTTTGATGGACTACACCGCGACGCGAAAGGACCTCACCGAGAGCGCCAACGCGCTGTTCGAAAAGGTCCTGGACGGCGACGTGAAGATCGAGGTGAACCAGACCTACCCGTTGCAGGACGCCGCTCGGGCGCACAAGGATCTGGAAGCGCGTAAGACGACGGGTTCAACCATCCTGCTACCGGAATAA